AGTAGATTATAACATCATTTAACACCATGTGTCCTACTTAAGAACTGTCACTGTCACCTGTTTCCCACAAGAAAAGGCAAATCCTAATGCAGTGACAAAGTACATATTATACTTATATAGCAATTATCTAAACCAATCACATActacagcatttattttacagcacaatgctaaataaaatagcattgtgctgtaaaataaatgctgtagTATAAACAAAGCTCTTTCTTTTTCAGGTGCTCCTACTACAGTTGGGGagtgtaatttatttttactctcattttaattttcttttgaaCTATAAGAAATGCAAATGATGCACTGAGCCACCCCGCCACCACCATTACCACCACAAGGCCATGCTCTACACATGCATTTACTGGCAAGCAGAGTGATGCAGCACCGACATCTGAAATGAACGAATATGTAGACTGTTGCAGTCACAAATACAAATTCTATTAACCCTATAAAAATTAATTGAAGCGTCACAATTTTCAAGTTGTTAATGTACAGTTAAAACATATTGTCCGTTGTCAAATTATAGTACATTTAATGAGAATTACAACTGTATCTCTATTATATACCAGGTATACTAGGAATGTACtaaaaattgatgttaaatatatttacagaagagtacaaatatgcttcttgttcctgtcttttgtaagtagcacacttttagtatactttgttgggtatgaagatatattttaatatcctgtactacaatttttagcatgttacaaatttacttttttaaaaatagtagtagtaatttaatttactttctaaaaagctgtttttaatacacttaaaatttacaaaatacatttgaaaataggtactttagaagtatactgaattacgtTAAACTAAACgttaaagcataatattaatgtacttttaatatattttaagtaagtacatttctcaatatgttttgtgttcaattaaatatattttctttttttaccaggTAGGTTTTTTTCACCGGATTAATATAGAACCAGAGTGCTTCATAGCTTCTGTTATGATTTCAATTTCattatatttaaatgcaaatttttTCTCATCTTTTCTAAGTATTCCTTTAAGATGTCTCCAGCGTCTCCAGGCCCAGTTTCTTCCagtctttttttagttttgcCTCTGCCTTCATACTCCCACTGTGCACCACATTAACATTACTTCCTGTGTAAAGTCTGTTGACTATGCATAATGCCTCTCAGATATGTAGTCTCTAAAGGCCTCCttgctctcttttctcttttgatTTGAGCGAGAGTCGGTGGGATGGTCACATGATAATTGGGAGAGCTTACCAAAGATTTGGCTTTGCGCAGCCTGTATGACGAGGCAGACAGGGCCTTCTTCTTTGTGTTTTCTTGTGTTGCTGTGTTGGGATTAGCTCTTCTGCTTCTCGCTTGTCTGCAAAGATAACGAGGACACATTCAGCCCCAGATTCACtcttagtacacacacacaccgtacttGTATAATAAGCCCTATAAGACACAGTATTTTTTGGACTGATAGCAGAATCGTGGAGAAGGAAAAGATGCAGGGAGGATTGGAAAGTACATATTATTTTTGGATCATGCCGTGTGCAGTGCACAGTAGTGTGTGAGCAtggtgtgtgtgcctgtgtgtgtttgtatgactAAATGGGTCAGGACAGTTGTTACTATTCTAACTGCCTTACACTTGCCGTGCATGCTCAACTGGGTCAAGGTTCTCTAAGTAGTTGAAGCGTATTGTATCCGTGGGGTGCTTGTCTGAGTCCCTCCAAGGTGGAAGTCCTTTTGTTACTGAGCCACGCCCAGTTAAACTCCTCCCAGTACCCTGACTGGGTCTTTGATTTTGGTAGCCAGTCTCCTCCAAGTCGCTGCTAATCACTCTCACCTCTGGAACTACGAACTCTTCCTTTGCAGGTGTCTACAAAAAGTAGAAAGGGTCAAACATAGCAGATACCACAGTGAACATTTTACAAACGGTAAAATTGCTAGTTAATAAAGCTGACTAGTTAGCATGAAAACAAAAAGTAGACATGTTAAGTCTGATTTCTGACTGGTTTTCGTGGTGTATGATACTATATTACATATTGTTGTCTTTAATTATGAACATAAATATGCTGCATAGCTATAGCAACCAATTTTGAATTTCATATTCAATtttaacttaaaaacttaaaaattgcaCAGTTTGCAAACTTGTTCCTAAAATGGATGATTGTCCCTTTAAACTTCACTGACTATTTTAAAAGTGGGCAAATACTGAATTCTACGGGATACTAATGGAATTAGTAATGGCGTATCAGTATTGATAGGTAtcactattattagtattataattttagtttaaattAGCAAACACTTATACTGAGATGTACTATTGTTAGCTGAATGTTACTGTTGGGTAGTATATATTTCTTTGAGTAATATATACTACCCAACCAAGTACATTTTTGTGGCTGCTTTTTAGTACTTCACCTATAAACAGCTAAATCCCAGTAGGTTGTATTAAAGAAATATTAGTTCTTTATCAGAAGGTTTCAACACTGCtactgaaaaagaaaaatgtaccaTTGTACCGTGTCTAGTTCTTTTTGAGTCTCACCTTGGGTCCACTTATGTGAAGCCCCTGCACTGTCTCTAGATAGTGTCTCTTCCATACGCCTTGCTCGAATGGTGTAGGAGTGAAGGTTATACACCAACCAAGTCTCAGACATTTTGGCATCCAAATCTGGTCCAGTTCCACCAGGCTTTTCCAGTGCCAGTTAACCTGCCAAGGGttcaaaaaagacaaaatatgcTGTACACATTATGTATGAATAGTATTGTGTGTGTACTCTAGAGTATAAACAGTAACTAAATTCACGCAAAATTGGTTCTTTAGGGGTTCTTCACAGAATGCATTATTTTTGTGTAGAATCATGTCAACTCAAAGAACCAGCTAGATGCTTAAATTGTACTTCAGATTTAATGAAAACGTGTAGGAAATTGTTATATATCTTTGGTTGGATCCTGACAGTGCATTTCATACTGATATTCACAATTCTAGCATTTTAACCAAGTTAAATAGTATCAGATACTTTAAAACCTAAATCTGCTTTTCTTTATATAGCTATAATAAATATTATGCAGTTTAACATAGTACTTCAGTGTTTGAATGCTAAGGGTTGGCCTTCATGTGCATTAATTACCTGTGCACATCTACAGAGGCTCCTGGGGTCCAGGAATGAGAAAACATAGAGACATATGACTCTTGGTAGAACATTAGTGAAGTCCAGAGCTGCCTCTGGCACTTGGCTGCACAGAGTCTGTCTGAGATACTTCAGCTGGCCTGTAGTACACCGGGAGAAGAAATCCTGCAGCACTTGCTTCCTCTGGCTGTCAGACCACTTAtcaaactaaagaaaaaataaacaaggaatgactatacagataccacaaatAAACTAGACTTAAAGAAACAGGTTATTTtggcggttcacattcacaaaagtatgtgacctgtatctgtgtgtaatatgaacgaatctgtccctgaaatgcctcaAATGCGCACATTTTAAGGCATATAAATGTCACCAACTGCAGAAAACGTCATATTTGtgagatgactcgtagcttttTAAAGGGAAatagatgcgttagcagctcatatgtggagcatcttttgctggagtggagagaaaaagctggtctgaagtacatgctcaggtcgaggaggtgaaaaaaggccagacaATTTGCTTTTGCTgattttgcagctatagctgcacagctgcaccaagagatgcacatagtgcatgcaaaaaaaagcaaaaattcgATTTGACCATTTACATTCAtatcgcatgtccatggatcagatacataaccgatttaggaccacatatgacatagtgactaaaatctgattttaaaaaaaatggatttggcatgttcacacagccatgtaAAAATCAGATatgagccacattaagcaaaaaatcagatttgattcacttcagcctggtaatgtgaacgtagccttagtcaTGGTTAAGCTAGAGGACAGTCCAGCATGTTATTTACTTAAAATGACAGAATGTTTTACTggaaattgtactcaaaataatgTCCATTCAACAAACCTGtttaatcttttatttaaaaaataattcctCACCCATTTTCCCAGAAGGTTTCTCCTCTCTTCAAAAACCTACAGGATTGAttatacacatttaaaaacactTCTAATAGACAATcaatgcagcattgacaatacaagacaagacaagacaaaacaagcaaATTCACCATACTTGTGCTGGAAGCACAGAGATGGAAAGCTGCCTCTACCTTTATTCCATTTATGCATTGAactaacacatacacactagtgagcacaACGACATATTGTGAGGACACGTGTCTGAACCAGTGGGCAGTCATCATTGAAGCACCAAGGAGCAAGGAGGTGAAGGTTAGGGCCCTATACGATTAGTAAATTTACAAATAGAAATTCAAGGAAGATTATTAAAATCTGGCATAAGAAAGGATAAAGAATGGATGGTCAGAGGCACATACATGGTTGTTGATCAGGTGGTGGTTTAGTGGGGTCCAGGCACTCCGCTTGgtctgcattttggctccagatTTCTCTCTAAGGGTAAGGGGCATCCTATGACCCAGGCTCCTTCCACGAATacctataaaacaaacaaatacataaacaaaagaaaaaaaagctatttcAAAATAACCTGTGCTGCATAAGTTTTAGGATAACATGCAATTGTTCAGAATAAATTGCCTTGGGCTCATAAATGCTAAGCAAAGGAACCAAATCTCCatataagctttttgtgcacacAGAGACAAAGGAATGATGTATTTCAGCACACTAAGTTAACCCTGTAATACTGTATGCGCTGAATCAACACTGTTTGAGCTCATTCAGCACAGGGGATTTGCCTGTTTACACTCACTCAGATTTAGAGAGGTGGTGCAGACAGTCTAGTCTAAAGCCTGGGTTACTGAACAGAGCTAGGAGAAGGATCAGTGGAGATCATACCCTCAGTACTGATGGTGTCGATGCAGTCCTAGTCCTGATAATCCTCCATAGTGCACCATTTCCATTCACACACCACTGATATCGAAGGCTTCCTCTCGTTGCCTGTAATGTGTCTTCAGTTGTCGGGTTCCCATAGCGATGACACTGTTTGCCCCGCCCCTTTGAACTCTCACAGCCAATAAACGCGCTTCAAGAAACAGACTGGCCAATAGCAGTCCGCTCCACGTCCTCCAGGACCTTCATTCAAAGAGAACTTCTTGCCTTTCTGGTTACTGCAGCATTCACTCCCACCAGCCCTGCTCTCCTGAGACATTACTGATCCCTTACTCACACAGGTAGGTAAATCAGCCACAGCCCACAACTGTGCTACTGGCtgccagaaacacacacataagaTTTGTTTGgaactattttaaaacattttatgttgcaatgacaataaaagtaCAGAACATTTAttagatttaaaatatatattttagagtgCAGTTTCTGCAGAAACTCTCATTGGAGCAATGTTGGTGTCATACAGATGTAAGTTGCTAAGGTGTATAATGGAATATAAATAAGTCCAGAGACATTTGGCTAAACGTTGCAACCCAAAATCATTTGGTTGATAGGTGGAATGCATATTGTTGCtgtacaatgaataaaaaaaaacatgtatctccaaaacagcaaatttacagaacAGATATAAAACCCTCTtaactttcaaaggaagtcactgttaaaatagtttattttaggtaattttggacaATTTattttggtctattcatcaataaATTAATGACACAGTG
This genomic interval from Astyanax mexicanus isolate ESR-SI-001 chromosome 1, AstMex3_surface, whole genome shotgun sequence contains the following:
- the fbxo16 gene encoding F-box only protein 16 isoform X1: MPLTLREKSGAKMQTKRSAWTPLNHHLINNHVFEERRNLLGKWFDKWSDSQRKQVLQDFFSRCTTGQLKYLRQTLCSQVPEAALDFTNVLPRVICLYVFSFLDPRSLCRCAQVNWHWKSLVELDQIWMPKCLRLGWCITFTPTPFEQGVWKRHYLETVQGLHISGPKTPAKEEFVVPEVRVISSDLEETGYQNQRPSQGTGRSLTGRGSVTKGLPPWRDSDKHPTDTIRFNYLENLDPVEHARQVQARSRRANPNTATQENTKKKALSASSYRLRKAKSLMFLSVDLAADGKKRQSRPQWATQSLAALSANKDPEKRLGSSQWNAGIRPGPVRSPVPKLSQEGLRASQRSHRSTPTVPLFEGQP
- the fbxo16 gene encoding F-box only protein 16 isoform X2, encoding MPLTLREKSGAKMQTKRSAWTPLNHHLINNHVFEERRNLLGKWFDKWSDSQRKQVLQDFFSRCTTGQLKYLRQTLCSQVPEAALDFTNVLPRVICLYVFSFLDPRSLCRCAQVNWHWKSLVELDQIWMPKCLRLGWCITFTPTPFEQGVWKRHYLETVQGLHISGPKTPAKEEFVVPEVRVISSDLEETGYQNQRPSQGTGRSLTGRGSVTKGLPPWRDSDKHPTDTIRFNYLENLDPVEHARQARSRRANPNTATQENTKKKALSASSYRLRKAKSLMFLSVDLAADGKKRQSRPQWATQSLAALSANKDPEKRLGSSQWNAGIRPGPVRSPVPKLSQEGLRASQRSHRSTPTVPLFEGQP